The segment TTATCTGCCACGTTTCGAGTATAGCACAGACAATGCGGCCATGATTGCGGTGGCAGGATATTTCAAGTATCTGAGAAGGCAGTTTGCCGGGCAGGATGTATCGCCCTATTCACGAAGCGGGAGATAATAACGATTATTCACTATAACCAATTTAAACCTGCCCGGAAGGATTGTCACCTGAGGGTGAATATTTCTTAAAGTTGAATACCCTATTACTTCTTCGTTCATAGTTTTCCTCACGCATGGCCATCAAGCGTAATTCATGGATAAACTGATCGATGGTGGTGTCATCAAAGCCTTTTTCCCTGGCAGCATCTTCCAGTGTCAGCCATAAAGGCTCTCCGCAAGCGATACACCGTATACCTTTCTGGGATAAATAGTGTAATGTAAATGGATATAAAGTCACAAGGTCATCAATTGAAATATCACGTGTTATTTGTGTTTGATTTTTCATTTCAATGATGAATTTTCAGTGTTATAATTTTCATTATCTTCCCTGATGTTCCTCTCTCAACAGGTCATTCACAGTTTTAACGGGATTGAATGTAATCACAGGCACCTCAACAAAAATAGTTATCCATTGGGCCATGGCGCCATTCCATAAACCGGGTAATTCCTGAGCTTTGATATCCCTGCCATCTTTCGATTTTATAGATATAAATCCTGTGGATGGATCTATATATTTTAACAGGTCAATGGGTTCTCCTTTGTAGTTCTTTACACCACATACGATGTCCACAGGATTAAAATGAGTTGATCCATTGAGGATATCTCTCTGGGCAGGATTATTACTGTCAATCTGTGATGTTTCAACAATCTGCAGGGATATGGTGCCTTTTTCATTTTTCACCCAGAATGGTCCTCCTCCAGGTTCACCGAGATTTTTCACCATACCACATATGCGGATTGGCCGGTTCAAAAGATCAAATAGATGGGAAATTTTTTCTGGTTTTGTAAGACGCCCAAAATCTTCACTTATGTCCTGCATCAATTCCTGACGACAGAAATGACATATTGAAGCGATCTGCTCCTCGCTAACCGGTGATTCCATTATCCTTAAAAAATCTGACATATCTCTTTGTAATAGAAGCAGATATCCACCAAACGCTTTCTTATACAGGATGGTTTCATTTAACAGCCTTTCAGGAACAACATTGTCAATATTTTTAATAAAAATAATATCACCTTTCAAATCGTTTAAGTTCTCGATAAGTGCACCATGTCCGGCCGGACGAAAAAACAGGTTGCCATTCTTATCGCGGAATGGTCTGTTATCCATGTCGACAGCGATAGTATCTGTAGATGATTTCTGTAAGGAAAAGCTGATATCATATTTTACACCAAACTTTTTTTCATACTTATCTTTAACAAGTGTGGCATGTTCGGTGAATTTATCCATATGCTCAGGCGACACAGTGAAATGAACATTAACCTGATTTTTGCTATCCCGGCAATAATTTGCTCCTTCAACAAGATGCTCCTCAAGAGGTGTCCTTGCGCCATTAGGATAATAATGAAATTTTAACACACCTTTTGGAAGATTGGAATAATTCAGACCATTCCGGGTCAGGAGGGAATTAACAATGGACTTATAATCACCACTTTCCAATGATCTTTCTATATCTCCTCCATTTGCCTTCATTATCTTTTCCAAATCGGGAAAGAAGGCAAACTGATGAATATCCTGAATAAACCGGTATATAGAATGAAAGCCCTTATCTTTCACAAAGTGCTCATAAACATGTTTACCATCCCTTATTCTCTCGGTAAACTCAAACAAATGTTTGAACATTCGGCTGGCGGCTCCGGAAGCAGGAATAAATTTTATCAAATGGCATTTCTGAAAATTTTCATCATAATAATCAATGTATTTATTAATTTCAGATTCATTAAAAGCCTTGATGCCGTGCTTCACAGTAGCAGGGGCTATAAGGTCAACAAAAGGAAAACCATGAATAAAATTTTCAATCTGGGTTTCAATTTTGTCCAGATCAATGCCTAATGAACTGATTTGATTAAAATCCCTTGGGGATAAAGAGAGAGACATAAATCTACTGTTATTCAAAAAACAAAGATATATAAAATATAAAATTTTTATTTTGGATTTTTTTCGTATTTTTGCACTCCCTTTGCCCAGGTGGTGGAATTGGTAGACACGCTACTTTGAGGGGGTAGTGTCCGGTCGGACGTGCAAGTTCGAGTCTTGTCCTGGGCACCAATGCCCAAGTGGTGAAATTGGTAGACACGCTACATTCAGGGTGTAGTGGCCTTAAGGCCTTGCAAGTTCGAGTCTTGTCTTGGGCACCCTGAGATTTAAAAACCCCGAAACTTTTCGGGGTTTTCTTATAAATACATCCATGTCAGAAAGACTTCTCATTGCCTGGTTTTTTTGTTCAGCATTATTTTCCCCATTCAAGGCTTTTCAACAGGAAAATATTCTCATCGACACTGTCATTCATGAAACTGTTCATTATAATCTCCACAATGAAATCCACCACAAGGATCCGATCATCAATCATTTTATCAAGATTATCTCCGAAAGCATCAATAAAGACACTTACTCGACGGTATTTACCTGCTCTTTATCACACCGGGAAAAACTGAGCTCTGTAAACGATACGACTCTTATCTTCCATATTACCATTAACAGAAAAAACTGTTCAGGCGATACCTTCTATAAGGATTTCAATATCTCAGAGTATTTATACCCCTCCTGTGTAAGTTTTAATGTGAATATTACTTCAAATGGAGTGGTGTCACTTTATAAAATCCATTTTTCAAACATCTTTTTCAATAATAGCGATGTCTTTGATACGAGTTTGGAACTGATAAATTATGTTGATACCAGCGCATTTCAAATCATTTTTTCGGATCTGTCACTCAGCTTCAGAACAGAGGATCTGGAAAAATTTGATGATAAAATAATGGAAATCAATAATTATTATGTTTCAGGCAGTATCATTGACACTGCCATGAGAATCATTGACAAATGTGAATTATTTCCAAATAACAGGCTTCCTGAAGTATTTACACACTATATAGTGACAGATCAAATCATTCACCACCTGACCAACAATCACTTTGGTGTGGAACTTGGCATTGAAATGCATGACACGATAAAATATTATGACCGTCTGGATCTGCTCATGCGTCGGCAGGTCCTACTAGGGGACTTTCTGAAAGAAAAGATGGCTTTTTCACATCCGGCATTGTCCAGACAATTTTTCCTGAATCTGATCGGCCATTATATTGACCATTTGCTGTCGTTTTTCGATCAGGCGAAAAAGTCCGACTTACTTTCCGGGTCGATTTACTATGAATATGGTAAGACGGAATTTACAAATTCGAACCTGGCAAAATATGTCAGCCTTATTAAACCGGCCACTTACAATGAAAAACACAGCATTGCGATATCAGTTTTATTGAAACAAATCACTAATATATACTACACCCTGTGTCTTCATAAAGCTGACTCATTAATCAGCGAGGGTAGCTATTACGAAGCATGCGACCTGATATTAAATTCCACCAGTCTTTGTGAACATTATGGCGGTCAGAAGTACAATGAAGAGATGTTTATAAGGTTATCGCAGGCAGCCTATGGAATGCATGATTTTTATATCCTTTTATCCCGGAAGGCTATGGAAGCCGGAAACACAGACCTTTCAGAAAATTACCTGGAAAAAGCAGCAAAAATTCAGGAAGAAAACAGTATGTACATCATTTCTGCAGAGGCCGTCAGAACAGGGTATAAGATCATTTTTGATACATACATAACAAAAGCATTCCAGGAAGCCGGCTATGTTCCTAATGATACGCTGCTGACTATTCTCGGGGAAGCAGAAAAACTATCGTTACGCTACGGTTTGGAAAAGGATCCCCGATTTGATTCCTTGATTATGAATGCAGGAAAAACACCCATCCTGCAGAAGCTGAGCATAGCAAGGATGCACATCTGGGGCAATGAACCGGAAAAATCACAAACTCTCTATGATGAATGTCTCGTGATGACCAGCACCTACCGGTTAACTGAAGATCAGGAAATTTCTGCTGCACTTTCAGACCTCAAGGAGATGATCAAAAAAAGAAGATGCTTAAATGCTGAGCAGGGTTATATCGACTTGCTACTTGATGCAGAAGATGTTATCATGAACAATAATTATCTGACACTGGAATCCATATTGAAAAAGGCAATAAATCTATCTCAGGACGACACCTCGTGTATTATAAATGTTGATGCTGCGATCGCATTGTCACAAAAGTATTCACCGGCCATCAGCTATAAAAAAATGACCGCTCTTTTGCCAGAAGCTGTCATAGAAGGCAACTGCAAGAAAGCCATCAAACTGTTCATTGAAAGCAAGTGCTTTTATGAGGAAAAAAATATCGCTTCATTTGGGATGGAGATGGTCACTCTATCAGAAATATGTAAAAGCTATGGCAGTAATGAAACGCTATTATGCTTAGCTAAGGAATTAATCGATCTTAAATATCCGGAAAATACTCTTTCGATATTACATCATTTAGAAGACAGACAATTTCCTGATAAAGAAACCCTTACTATACAACAAAGACTCGGCAGAGAGCTGGCATCGGAGGATCAGAAGCTTTATCCCGATATTAATCCTTTAATTAAAATCAAGGATTATGTCAATGGGAAAAAATGGTTCAGTGTCTTTCAAAAAGCTTATCTTAGCACCTGGGAGCAAAAATAGAATAATCAAATTTTCTATTAGGTTATGTCTAAAAAGGAGACTCTCATCTTCCATTTGGTCTTTCTCGGCTTATTCATTATTGCAATTCTTTTAAGTGAGGAAAGACTTTATGCCGACGCAGGCTACTACCTGTCACGGGTAATTAATGCCAGGAGCTTTTGG is part of the Bacteroidota bacterium genome and harbors:
- a CDS encoding DUF4301 family protein, which translates into the protein MSLSLSPRDFNQISSLGIDLDKIETQIENFIHGFPFVDLIAPATVKHGIKAFNESEINKYIDYYDENFQKCHLIKFIPASGAASRMFKHLFEFTERIRDGKHVYEHFVKDKGFHSIYRFIQDIHQFAFFPDLEKIMKANGGDIERSLESGDYKSIVNSLLTRNGLNYSNLPKGVLKFHYYPNGARTPLEEHLVEGANYCRDSKNQVNVHFTVSPEHMDKFTEHATLVKDKYEKKFGVKYDISFSLQKSSTDTIAVDMDNRPFRDKNGNLFFRPAGHGALIENLNDLKGDIIFIKNIDNVVPERLLNETILYKKAFGGYLLLLQRDMSDFLRIMESPVSEEQIASICHFCRQELMQDISEDFGRLTKPEKISHLFDLLNRPIRICGMVKNLGEPGGGPFWVKNEKGTISLQIVETSQIDSNNPAQRDILNGSTHFNPVDIVCGVKNYKGEPIDLLKYIDPSTGFISIKSKDGRDIKAQELPGLWNGAMAQWITIFVEVPVITFNPVKTVNDLLREEHQGR